The genomic interval TGACGACCTTCACACCCCACAACTCTTCCACAGCCGCACGGATATCCGTTTTGGTTGAGGACTTATTGACGAGAAACGTATAGACGTTTCTGCGTTCAACCAGGTGCGTCGCCTTTTCGGTGACGTGCGCCCTGAGAATCACATTGTATACGCTTAACGCGTTCGAGTGTTCCGCAGCCACAATCTGCCTTCCCTCATCCACAAACCAACAACTTCGACACACACGACTGACACTGACCGCAGTTCAACTACCGGGCCAGCAGCCGATCGAGGGCCGCTTTTGTAATCACGAACCGCTTCCGACCAAGAACGCTTAACGCATTCAACTCGTCGCAAGGAGCTACCGAAAATTTCGGCAGATTCCGGCACGACTTCCAAACGACAGGATCATGCTTGTCGATCGCCAGCATGCAAGACGTCTCGGCAAATCCCAATGCCTTGACCATGCCATGAATTGCACTCGTCTTCGGTGCCTCCATCTTGATCGAATCAACAACTGTCACTTCGTCGTCAACGAACTTCGACAGAATCGCCATCCGCGTTGCCAACCGAAGCGACTTGGCAGGCATCCGATAGCCCCAATCTTTCGGTCGCTTCGCAAAACAGTGACCACCGCCTCGCCGAACAGGAGTCCGCTTATTACCCATACGGGCATTACCGGTCCCCTTCTGCTTGTACATCTTCTTGCCGCTGCCAGACACTTCGGCACGCGACTTCGTCTTCGCCGTACCAACGCGCAGATTCGCCTGATACATCACGACCGCTTCATGAAGCAGAACTTCATTCACGCGATCAGCAATCTTTGCCAGATCCAACGAGTACGACTCACCGGTTGACTGACCAGTCTGCGAATAGACAGGCAATGTATGCATTGAAATAACCCCGACCCAAACACCACTCAAAACGACCACAACCGCAGGCCACTCAACAACAGATCAATAACAGTTCGTTGGACGAACCATCACATACCCGCCAGAGAACCCAGGAACCGCGCCGCGAATGAGCAGCAAATTCCGATCTGCATCAACCGACACAACCTTCATCCGACGCACAGTCGCACGCTTGCCGCCGTACCGACCTGGCATCTTGGTACCCTTGAACACCTTACCGGGATCCGTACTTTGACCAGTCGAACCACCGGACCGATGCACTTTCTTCACTCCGTGACTTGCACAGACACCACCGAAGTTGTGTCGCTTCATCACACCTGCGAATCCGCGGCCCTTCGACACGCCCGTCACGTCGACATGAGCGACTTCAGCAAACTCACCGGCCGTCAACACATCGCCAACGGCTGGCTGAGCCCCGCCACCCTCTGTGCGAAACTCGCGGACAAATCGGAACGCGCCGTCACCGCCACTCAACACCGACTTTTCAACCAGCCCCGAGAGCACACCCGCCACATGCCCGGACTCGGATCGCGAACACAGCCGTCGCGGCTTTGCTCCGAAACCAAGCTGAACAGCTTCATAGCCATCCTTTGCGACCGTCCGAACCTGCAGCACGGCACATGGACCAACCTTAACGACAGTGACCGGAACTTCCGCCCCAGCCGCATCGTAAATCTGCGTCATCCCAACCTTGGAACCCAGCAAGCCAGCCACCATGAGCCTAACCCTTCTTCCAACACAGTCACGGGAAGCAAATCCCGCAGACACCCGCCAGACAGCACTAGCGGCCGACCTTACCAGACACCACGCGACACCAACCACCTTAGCCGGCAGACGCCTTAATCTTGACGTCAACACCCGCAGGCAGCGACAGCTTATTCAACGCGTCGACAGTCTTACCCGTCGGCTGAATAATGTCGATCAACCGCTTATGAGTCCGAATCTCGAATTGCTCTCGAGACTTCTTATCAATATGCGGGCTTCTCAACACCGTGTACCGTTCGATACGGGTCGGCAGAGGCACGGGACCGTGCACAACCGCTCCCGTTCGCTTCGCGGTATCCACAATCTCAGCGGCCGATTGATCCAGTACGGAATGATCGTAAGCCTCCATCCGGATCCGAATTCGATCTTGCTTAATGGCGCTCACTCGAAAATCCCTGTACACGCACTTTGATGCTGTTGAACTTCATTTTCCACCCCAGACAACCAAACTGAGGCAGCTCACCCCGCGATGTTGGCAGCTATTAGCCACCATGAGAGCGGACATTGTCGTTAGAACGAACACTGTACCGACAGAACCTCTGCGGCGACCGCACGGCGGGGGATCGGAGATAGTATTGATGCTAGCGAACATTGTCAACGAAGCCCTTGCGGTTTCTGGTTGTTTTCGCAAACAGCCTGAAAACAAGGGCAAAACCGGCAGATTTCACCCCAACATTTCCTCAAGAACCCGCGCCGGCGCCTCATCAAACCGGAGCGGCTCCATGGAGTACGACGCGCGCCCTTGAGACAAACTTCGCACGTCGTTGGAGTACCCAAACATCGTAGCCAAAGGCGCCTCGGCGTCGATGACCACTAAATTATTGCGCAATTCTGTATTCACAATCATTGCGCGACGCGAATTGAGATCCGCCGAGACATTGCCGACAAATCCATCTGGCGTAACGACTTCCAACTTCATGATCGGCTCGAGCAGGACCGTGCCGGCCTTCTCCAGCGTCTGGCGAAACGCCATGGCCGCCGCGTATTGCAACGCCGCTTCAGTCGTCTCACCCTCGCGCCAGCCCACCCCCAGAATCGTCAACTTGATATCGTGCAGCGGAAAACCCACCGCCCCGCTACCGCCAAGCTGCTCCTGAAGCGACCGAACGAGCGTCACTTGCAGCGCCTCCGGCAAATCCCCCGGCTTCAACTGATTGACCACCGTCACGGCCGCAGACTTTGGGTCGGGTTCGATCCGAATCTTGACCGCCGCGAACTGATTCGCCCCCCCAACCTGCCGCTCAATCCGACTTTCCGCCTCGGCCGCCGAACGAACACTCTCCCGATAAGTCACGCGCGGACGGTGCGTGCGAATCTTGAGCTTGAAATCGCGCTCAATCCGCTTACTGATAATCTCCAGGTGCAACTCGCCCATCCCACTAATAATGGTTTGGCCGGTCTCTTCGCTTGAGTTCCGCGAAAACGTGGGATCCTGCTTCGCCATCAACGTCAGAACTTCTTCGAGCTTTTTCCGATCAGCACTACTCTCCGGCTCAATCGCCATCGAGATCACCGACTCCGGAAACTCAATCGACTCCAACAAAATCGGATTCAGCGGATCACAGAGTGTGTCTCCCGTCACTGATTCTTTGGGCCCAACCACACCCACAATGTCGCCCGCCGATGCCTCTTCAAGCTTTTCACGTGAGTCGGCCTGTATCCTCCAAAGCTGACTCACCAGCTCTTTTCCACCCGTCCTCGGATTCAGCAACCGTGATCGGCTCTTCAGGACGCCCGAGTAAATCCGGATGAAACAAAGCTCAGTGTGCTCATCAATGTGAATTTTGAAGACCAGCCCGCAGAATGGCTCCTTGTCCGACGGCTTCCGAACCTCTTCCTTATCCTTTTTAGGATTTGGATTGCGCCCCTTCACCGGCGGCAAATCGTCAGGACTTGGCAGGTAGCGAATCACGGCATCCAGAATCGGCTGCACACCCACATAGTCTAATGACGCGCCGCACAACACCGGCTGAAGCTGACACGTAATCACCGCCTTGCGAAGAACACGAATCACCTGATCGGGAGGCAGATCACCAGTTTCGTCAAATATCGCAAACGCATCATCATCCAGCAGGGCGATCGCATCGATCAAACGCGCTCGCCATTCCTGAGCCCGATCGACCTCAGCCTCGGGAATCGGCTCAACTCGAATCTCGCGTCCCTGATTCTCTCGACTGAAGTAGAGCGCCTTCATCTCGATCAGATCGATCACGCCGCAAAACCCGTTCGGGCGATCGACGGGCCCTTCACCGATGGGTAGCTGCAACGCAACCGGATTCGCATGTAATCGATTCTCGATCTGCCCGAACACGCGCTCGAAGCCAGCTCCGATCCGATCCATCTTGTTGATGAAGCAGACTCGCGGCACGCGATAGTGATCCGCCTGCCGCCACACCGTCTCACTCTGAGCCTCAACACCCTCGACGGCACTAAAGACGACAACACCGCCATCGAGCACCCGCAAGCTTCGCTCAACCTCGGCGGTAAAGTCCACGTGACCAGGCGTATCGATGATATTGACAACATGCCCCTGCCACTTGCAGGAAATGGCGGCCGAATAAATCGTAATCCCGCGTGCCGCTTCTTCCGGATCGAAGTCCGTCACCGTCGTGCCGGCATCCACATCTCCCATGCGATGCGTCGCTCCGGCATAGAACAGGATTCGCTCTGTGGTCGTGGTCTTACCGGCATCAATGTGAGCAATGATCCCGATGTTGCGAATCTGTTGAATATCCGTGGCCACGATCAGGCCTCCGTCGTGAAGTCTTGATACAAAGAGACCCGGTATCACTGGATACCGGGTCTTGATGATAACTCAGATTCCGCCATCGATCAGCACAAGGCCGTGAGGCGAATAGGCAAACCGTCCGAAGGCGATTACCACGCGAAGTGGGCAAAGGCCTTGTTCGCGTCGGCCATACGATGCACGTTTTCGCGCTTCGTGATCGCCGCACCTTCACGTCGATAAGCGGCCATTAACTCTTCGGCCAAGCGTCGGTTCATTGGACGCCCTTTCTTATCGCGACAAACTTCCAGAATCCAGCGGATCGCCAGCGTCTGCTGACGCTTGGAATTCACAGGAGTCGGCACCTGGTAGTTCGCACCACCAACGCGCTTTGACTTCACTTCCAGCGACGGCCGACAATTCTCGACCGCGACGGTAAAGATTTCGACGGGCTCTTTGTCGGGAATCTTTTCGGCGATCAGATCCATCGCATCGTAGAACGATCGCTGAGCGACGCTCTTCTTGCCGTCGTGCATCAGACAGTTGATGAACTTCGACACAAGCTTCGAACCATAGCGTGGATCTGGGGCCAATTGCGATCGACTGCGTGTGAACTTATCTGCCATGTTTGATTCTTTTTCCGCAATAACTCAGCGAACATCTCAACGGGCCAGCACGAACACGACCCGATATTAACTCGTCGCCCCAAACACCACGATCGTTCGCGAGTGCCATCCGACAAACGCTCGACCGGCAGCGATTTACTTGGGTCGCTTGGCACCGTAACGGCTGCGAGCTTGCATACGCTTGGCAACGCCCAACGTATCCAGCACCCCGCGGATGATCTTGTAACGAACCCCTGGCAAGTCGCGAACACGACCACCGCGAACCAGCACGATCGAGTGTTCTTGCAGGTTGTGGCCTTCACCGGGGATGTAAGCCGTGACTTCTTTTCCATTCGAAAGACGAACACGGGCCACCTTACGCAGCGCAGAGTTCGGCTTCTTCGGGGTGACCGTTTTCACCAACAGACACACACCGCGTTTCTGCGGGCAACCTTCCAACACCGGAGTCTTGGTGCGAACGGGTTGATGTTTTCGCGGTTTGCGAATCAGTTGATTGATCGTCGGCATTCTTTTACCTGTGTCTTATCGATGAGGCGGCTTCCGGCCCAACGCGCACTACTGAACGTTTGGTGGGAAACCATAGAGTGTAAATTTCAACCGCCAGAACTTCAAGCTTGGCTGTGAGAGTCCTGTATTTGTCCTCGATTTTTAAATTCACTTCACCCCCAAAACGGGTTCCAAGAACCCATTTTCCGGGGTGATCCGCGAATTTACTTGTTGTCCGTCATCGTATTCGTCAAATCCGGCTCGTTCAGCAAGTTGGCACGAGCAGCCAAGATGCGGTCACGCTCGGCATAAATTTCGGCCAACGCTTCCGGCTTGATCTTCACTTCCGACTGCTGATGCAGTTGGAAACCGGTCCCTGCCGGAATCAAGTGGCCAAGAATCACGTTTTCCTTCAAACCAACCAGATTGTCGATCTTGCCAGCGATGGCCGCCTCGGTCAGCACCTTGGTCGTTTCCTGGAAACTCGCTGCCGAAATAAAGCTGTCGCTCTGAACAGCCGCCTTCGTGATCCCCAGCAACTGGGTGCTCGCATTGGCGGGCTTCGGCTTGGCCGTCTTGATCAGCGAACCATTCGATCCTTCGATTTCGCGATTCACTTGTTCGATGGTTTCCAGAGGAACCACATCGCCTTCGTGGAATTCCGAATCCCCAGGATCGGACACCCGCCCACTGGATTGCAGCTTCTGGTTCATCTTACGGAACTCGAAGCGGTCAACCAGCACGCCTGGCAGCATCACTGTATCACCCACATCTTCGACCTTCAGCTTACGCAACATCTGCGACAGCACGATCTCAATGTGCTTGTCGTCGATCACCACGCGCTGTGAACGGTACACGGTCTGAATTTCGTGTAGCAGGTACTGCTGCACGGCTTCTTCACCGCTCACCCTCAGAATGTCGTGTGGAACCAACGGACCACGAACCAGTGCGTCCCCGGCCCGCACCTGATCCTTGGCATGCACCAGCAACTGCTTGCCGTGCGGAATGACGTGTTCCTTCTCGGTACCATCGGCACCGCGAACGATGATGATTCGCTTGCCGCGTTTCTTCTCGGCGACAAGTTCCACTTCACCGTCGATCTCCGCGATGATCGCGGGCTCTTTCGGCTTCCGTGCTTCGAACAGCTCGGTGACTCGCGGAAGACCACCAGTGATGTCCTGCGTACCCGACGTTTCTCGCGGATTCTTCGCCAAAACCGTACCAGCGGAAATCTGCTGACCTTCCAGCACTTCGATACTCGCACGTTCCGGCAAGTAGTAGAAGTCGAGAATCTTGCCGGTCGAATCTTCCAGCACGATCTGCGGATGCAGGTCGCCCTTGTGCTCGATCACGGTCTTACGAATATTGCCGCTTGGATCCTTCTCGGATCGAATCGATTGTCCTTCGATCAAGTCTTCGAACCGAACGCGACCGCCGACTTCGCAGAGAATCGGAATCGAGTGCTGATCCCACGTGCAAAGCACCTGGCCCACAGCCACGTTTTCGTTCTCGGCAACCTGCAACACAGCCCCGGTGGGAACCGTGTAGCGTTCGAGTTCGCGATCCTTCGAATCCACAACAAGGATCTCACCGTTTCGACCGAGCACCACGCTCTTGCCGTCGGCGTTCACCACGCTGCGAATTCGAGCAAGTCGCACATGACCGGCACGACGCGACTTGATTTCGCTTTCCTGAATGTCCTTGATCGCGACGCCCCCGATATGGAACGTACGCATCGTCAACTGTGTACCAGGCTCACCGATACTCTGAGCGGCGATGATCCCGACCGCCAGACCTTCTTCGACCAGCGAACCAGTCGACAAGTCCATCCCGTAACACAGACGACACATCCCCAGATCGGACTCGCATGTCATCGGGCTGCGGACCTGGATCTTCTCCAGTCCCATCTCTTCAAT from Schlesneria paludicola DSM 18645 carries:
- the rplD gene encoding 50S ribosomal protein L4 — encoded protein: MHTLPVYSQTGQSTGESYSLDLAKIADRVNEVLLHEAVVMYQANLRVGTAKTKSRAEVSGSGKKMYKQKGTGNARMGNKRTPVRRGGGHCFAKRPKDWGYRMPAKSLRLATRMAILSKFVDDEVTVVDSIKMEAPKTSAIHGMVKALGFAETSCMLAIDKHDPVVWKSCRNLPKFSVAPCDELNALSVLGRKRFVITKAALDRLLAR
- the rpsL gene encoding 30S ribosomal protein S12, with amino-acid sequence MPTINQLIRKPRKHQPVRTKTPVLEGCPQKRGVCLLVKTVTPKKPNSALRKVARVRLSNGKEVTAYIPGEGHNLQEHSIVLVRGGRVRDLPGVRYKIIRGVLDTLGVAKRMQARSRYGAKRPK
- the rpsJ gene encoding 30S ribosomal protein S10, translated to MSAIKQDRIRIRMEAYDHSVLDQSAAEIVDTAKRTGAVVHGPVPLPTRIERYTVLRSPHIDKKSREQFEIRTHKRLIDIIQPTGKTVDALNKLSLPAGVDVKIKASAG
- the rpsG gene encoding 30S ribosomal protein S7, with product MADKFTRSRSQLAPDPRYGSKLVSKFINCLMHDGKKSVAQRSFYDAMDLIAEKIPDKEPVEIFTVAVENCRPSLEVKSKRVGGANYQVPTPVNSKRQQTLAIRWILEVCRDKKGRPMNRRLAEELMAAYRREGAAITKRENVHRMADANKAFAHFAW
- the rplW gene encoding 50S ribosomal protein L23 gives rise to the protein MAAEHSNALSVYNVILRAHVTEKATHLVERRNVYTFLVNKSSTKTDIRAAVEELWGVKVVSVKTMNRVGKPRRHKMRETTAADTKKAIVVLSADDRIAFF
- the rplC gene encoding 50S ribosomal protein L3, which produces MVAGLLGSKVGMTQIYDAAGAEVPVTVVKVGPCAVLQVRTVAKDGYEAVQLGFGAKPRRLCSRSESGHVAGVLSGLVEKSVLSGGDGAFRFVREFRTEGGGAQPAVGDVLTAGEFAEVAHVDVTGVSKGRGFAGVMKRHNFGGVCASHGVKKVHRSGGSTGQSTDPGKVFKGTKMPGRYGGKRATVRRMKVVSVDADRNLLLIRGAVPGFSGGYVMVRPTNCY
- the fusA gene encoding elongation factor G, producing the protein MATDIQQIRNIGIIAHIDAGKTTTTERILFYAGATHRMGDVDAGTTVTDFDPEEAARGITIYSAAISCKWQGHVVNIIDTPGHVDFTAEVERSLRVLDGGVVVFSAVEGVEAQSETVWRQADHYRVPRVCFINKMDRIGAGFERVFGQIENRLHANPVALQLPIGEGPVDRPNGFCGVIDLIEMKALYFSRENQGREIRVEPIPEAEVDRAQEWRARLIDAIALLDDDAFAIFDETGDLPPDQVIRVLRKAVITCQLQPVLCGASLDYVGVQPILDAVIRYLPSPDDLPPVKGRNPNPKKDKEEVRKPSDKEPFCGLVFKIHIDEHTELCFIRIYSGVLKSRSRLLNPRTGGKELVSQLWRIQADSREKLEEASAGDIVGVVGPKESVTGDTLCDPLNPILLESIEFPESVISMAIEPESSADRKKLEEVLTLMAKQDPTFSRNSSEETGQTIISGMGELHLEIISKRIERDFKLKIRTHRPRVTYRESVRSAAEAESRIERQVGGANQFAAVKIRIEPDPKSAAVTVVNQLKPGDLPEALQVTLVRSLQEQLGGSGAVGFPLHDIKLTILGVGWREGETTEAALQYAAAMAFRQTLEKAGTVLLEPIMKLEVVTPDGFVGNVSADLNSRRAMIVNTELRNNLVVIDAEAPLATMFGYSNDVRSLSQGRASYSMEPLRFDEAPARVLEEMLG